In a genomic window of Streptomyces koelreuteriae:
- a CDS encoding PucR family transcriptional regulator, whose amino-acid sequence MPPTLASLVHHSALKLTVRAGEDRLDVPVRWAHVSELADPVPYMEGGELLLMTALKLDAEDPEAMRRYVRRLAEAGVVGLGFAIGVNYEETPKALVDAAGEEGLPLLEVPRRTPFLAISKAVSAAIAADQYRAVTAGFAAQRELTRQAQTGGPEGLLAALAAQVDGWAALYDASGAVVATAPEWAGRRAARLTGDVERLRERPAPASSVVGGPENEDRVELHTIGTGRRPRAALAVGTAAALGTAERYAVHSAIALLTLTTERSRSLQAAEQRVGEAVLRMLLAGEPDHARTVAGSLYGGLLDAPFRMLVAERVPVSASAALTRAESRAGVPAVDRPSAAALAAADTGGDPLAALADVMESAAARAGEAVLVVPEGERLVVLAADRGAAAAACGEYAAALETARAGAREKAPGGEEAELVVGLSAPAGPIAASSAYKQAEQALSVARRRGRVLVEHEQMAAGSVLPLLADDAVRAFADGMLRPLYEHDATGRGDLVASLRAWLSRHGQWDAAAADLGVHRHTLRYRMRRVEEILGRSLDDPDARMELWLALKATTTEPAPPAKP is encoded by the coding sequence ATGCCCCCGACGCTCGCCTCGCTCGTCCACCACTCCGCGCTGAAACTGACCGTGCGGGCGGGCGAAGACCGCCTCGATGTGCCGGTGCGCTGGGCCCATGTCAGCGAGCTGGCCGACCCCGTGCCCTACATGGAGGGCGGGGAGCTGCTGCTGATGACCGCGCTCAAGCTGGACGCCGAGGACCCGGAGGCCATGCGCCGGTACGTGCGGCGGCTGGCCGAGGCCGGGGTGGTCGGGCTCGGCTTCGCCATAGGCGTCAACTACGAGGAGACGCCCAAGGCGCTCGTCGACGCGGCCGGGGAAGAGGGCCTGCCGCTGCTGGAGGTGCCGCGCCGCACCCCCTTCCTCGCCATCAGCAAGGCCGTCTCCGCCGCGATCGCCGCCGACCAGTACCGGGCCGTCACGGCCGGTTTCGCCGCCCAGCGCGAGCTGACCCGGCAGGCGCAGACCGGCGGGCCGGAGGGGCTGCTGGCCGCGCTGGCCGCGCAGGTCGACGGCTGGGCCGCGCTGTACGACGCCTCGGGCGCCGTCGTCGCCACGGCACCGGAGTGGGCCGGACGGCGGGCCGCGCGGCTCACCGGCGACGTCGAGCGGCTGCGGGAGCGGCCCGCGCCCGCCTCCTCGGTGGTCGGCGGTCCGGAGAACGAGGACCGGGTCGAACTGCACACCATCGGCACGGGCCGGCGCCCTCGCGCTGCCCTCGCGGTCGGCACGGCCGCCGCCCTCGGCACCGCCGAGCGCTACGCCGTCCACTCCGCCATAGCCCTGCTGACCCTGACCACGGAACGCTCCCGGTCCCTCCAGGCCGCCGAGCAGCGGGTCGGCGAGGCGGTGCTGCGCATGCTGCTGGCCGGGGAGCCGGACCACGCGCGCACGGTCGCCGGGAGCCTGTACGGCGGCCTGCTGGACGCGCCGTTCCGGATGCTGGTCGCCGAGCGGGTGCCGGTGTCGGCGTCGGCCGCGCTGACCCGTGCCGAGTCCCGGGCGGGCGTACCGGCCGTCGACCGCCCCTCCGCCGCCGCGCTCGCCGCCGCCGACACCGGCGGAGACCCCCTCGCGGCGCTCGCCGACGTCATGGAGTCCGCGGCGGCCCGGGCCGGCGAGGCCGTCCTGGTGGTGCCCGAGGGGGAGCGGCTGGTGGTGCTGGCCGCGGACCGGGGCGCCGCCGCCGCGGCCTGCGGGGAGTACGCGGCCGCCCTGGAGACGGCCCGGGCGGGCGCACGCGAGAAGGCGCCGGGCGGCGAGGAGGCCGAGCTGGTCGTGGGCCTGTCGGCACCGGCCGGGCCCATCGCCGCCTCCTCCGCGTACAAGCAGGCCGAGCAGGCCCTGTCGGTGGCCCGGCGGCGCGGACGCGTCCTGGTGGAGCACGAGCAGATGGCGGCCGGATCCGTGCTCCCGCTACTGGCGGACGACGCGGTACGGGCCTTCGCCGACGGGATGCTGCGGCCGCTGTACGAGCACGACGCCACGGGCCGCGGCGACCTCGTCGCCTCCCTGCGCGCCTGGCTGTCCCGGCACGGCCAGTGGGACGCGGCGGCGGCCGACCTCGGCGTCCACCGGCACACCCTGCGGTACCGCATGCGCCGCGTCGAGGAGATCCTCGGCCGCTCCCTGGACGACCCGGACGCCCGGATGGAGCTGTGGCTGGCCCTCAAGGCGACGACCACGGAACCGGCCCCGCCTGCCAAACCGTAG
- a CDS encoding ATP-binding protein produces the protein MDSDGTQEARGTHASPVPRPAGAPEVPSVPPNGPGEPPGGRSGPVAGPAVPPRPTRAPGTPPPDGSSFMTWLRTPRPDAAPGVWRFGHRPRPAEEPEEIPTRQLLSGALIAFLVGWLIWSLLQNGYLGNWWWVPFDLIIPDAWRGGDSDLGETGTFIVYQGYELLVALGIMVGVARLGRWGEVWRRFVVPRFRRPEPQEPHRDPQDDPAQWNELRAAGAVDAAERLAAEARSGLMRDVDHARILRAWQGVRIGRHSLATFSSTVLRDGAAACLHPSGERDLPARLARHDLFTGQVRLGTTVDDTRNPYAYRGAGLALGPDLLGTSLVAVGPAGSGKTGSVVRPLAESLCLHALAGRAAVVVVGGAGAGLGPADAYDVVVRIGNQDSEYDLDLYGGTADPDEAAAVLAEALVGDLADPHPGSDTRRSTTVLAQLLGPFRAVHGRFPSVPELRQLLDGAPGPFAALRQGLQEAGQDSLLRELDARERQMGQPGDVGGVLGDRVALLDRPAFASFFDTSGSTRPFTLKALDHPVRVRIDLPERGHADASRMLARLVLAQFSASVAVREDRSLFACLVLDDATGVVTPEGVRGIQRLRSGNAGVVLTLRTLDDVARPLRGPLLGATGCRMALSGVTPWDGQDFAEVWGKEWTEARDVTDRQIIAETPAGKAVHMLRRVITGKAPTARAVTVRQVERERWSASELAHGVPAGHAVLSLTDVKGEHAPPLLVDLRG, from the coding sequence ATGGACAGCGACGGGACGCAGGAGGCGCGGGGTACGCATGCGAGTCCCGTACCGCGTCCGGCGGGGGCGCCGGAGGTGCCCTCGGTGCCACCGAACGGCCCCGGCGAGCCACCGGGCGGCCGGAGCGGGCCCGTGGCCGGACCGGCCGTGCCGCCCCGGCCCACGCGGGCGCCCGGGACGCCGCCGCCCGACGGCTCGTCCTTCATGACCTGGCTGCGCACCCCCCGGCCCGACGCGGCGCCCGGCGTCTGGCGCTTCGGGCACCGGCCGCGGCCCGCCGAGGAGCCCGAGGAGATCCCCACCCGGCAGCTGCTGAGCGGGGCGCTGATCGCCTTCCTCGTGGGATGGCTGATCTGGTCGCTGCTGCAGAACGGATACCTCGGCAACTGGTGGTGGGTGCCGTTCGACCTGATCATTCCCGACGCCTGGCGCGGCGGCGACAGCGATCTCGGCGAGACCGGCACGTTCATCGTGTACCAGGGCTACGAGCTGCTCGTCGCCCTCGGGATCATGGTCGGGGTGGCCCGGCTCGGCCGCTGGGGCGAGGTATGGCGTCGCTTCGTCGTCCCCCGCTTCCGTCGCCCGGAACCTCAAGAACCCCATCGGGACCCTCAGGACGACCCGGCCCAGTGGAACGAACTCCGCGCCGCCGGAGCCGTCGACGCGGCCGAGCGGCTCGCCGCCGAGGCCCGCTCCGGGCTGATGCGGGACGTCGACCACGCCCGGATCCTCCGGGCCTGGCAGGGCGTGCGCATCGGACGGCACAGCCTCGCCACGTTCAGCTCCACCGTCCTGCGCGACGGTGCCGCCGCCTGCCTGCACCCCTCCGGAGAGCGCGACCTGCCGGCGCGCCTCGCCCGGCACGACCTGTTCACCGGCCAGGTGCGGCTCGGGACCACCGTCGACGACACCCGCAACCCCTACGCCTACCGAGGAGCCGGGCTCGCCCTCGGGCCCGATCTGCTCGGTACCTCGCTCGTGGCCGTGGGCCCCGCCGGGTCCGGCAAGACCGGTAGCGTCGTCCGCCCCCTCGCCGAGTCGCTGTGTCTGCACGCGCTGGCCGGACGGGCCGCCGTGGTCGTGGTCGGCGGGGCGGGCGCGGGGCTCGGGCCGGCCGACGCGTACGACGTCGTCGTGCGGATCGGGAACCAGGACTCCGAGTACGACCTCGATCTGTACGGCGGGACCGCCGACCCGGACGAGGCCGCCGCCGTGCTGGCCGAGGCACTCGTCGGGGACCTCGCCGATCCGCACCCGGGCAGTGACACCCGGCGCTCCACGACCGTCCTCGCCCAGTTGCTCGGACCGTTCCGGGCCGTGCACGGGCGTTTCCCTTCCGTACCGGAGCTGCGGCAGCTCCTGGACGGGGCGCCCGGGCCGTTCGCCGCGCTGCGGCAGGGGCTGCAGGAAGCCGGGCAGGATTCGCTGCTGCGGGAGCTGGACGCCCGGGAGCGGCAGATGGGGCAGCCCGGAGACGTCGGCGGGGTGCTCGGGGACCGGGTCGCGCTGCTGGACCGGCCCGCCTTCGCCTCGTTCTTCGACACGTCCGGGTCCACCCGGCCCTTCACCCTCAAGGCCCTCGACCACCCCGTGCGGGTGCGGATCGACCTGCCCGAGCGCGGGCACGCCGACGCCTCCCGGATGCTGGCGCGGCTGGTGCTCGCCCAGTTCTCGGCGAGTGTCGCCGTACGGGAGGACCGGTCGCTGTTCGCCTGTCTGGTGCTGGACGACGCGACCGGCGTGGTGACGCCGGAGGGCGTGCGCGGCATCCAGCGGCTGCGGTCGGGCAACGCCGGTGTCGTGCTCACCCTGCGGACGCTGGACGACGTGGCCCGGCCGCTGCGCGGGCCGCTGCTCGGGGCCACCGGCTGCCGGATGGCGCTGTCGGGGGTCACGCCCTGGGACGGGCAGGACTTCGCCGAGGTGTGGGGCAAGGAGTGGACCGAGGCCCGGGACGTCACCGACCGGCAGATCATCGCCGAGACCCCGGCGGGCAAGGCCGTGCACATGCTGCGCCGGGTGATCACCGGCAAGGCCCCGACCGCGCGGGCGGTGACCGTGCGGCAGGTCGAGCGGGAGCGCTGGTCCGCGTCCGAGCTGGCGCACGGCGTACCGGCGGGGCACGCGGTGCTGTCGCTGACCGATGTGAAGGGCGAGCACGCGCCGCCGCTGCTGGTCGATCTGCGGGGCTGA
- the gabT gene encoding 4-aminobutyrate--2-oxoglutarate transaminase, which yields MTSLPQERRVVTAIPGPKSQELQARRTAAVAQGVGSVLPVFTARAGGGIIEDVDGNRLIDFGSGIAVTSVGASAEAVVRRASAQLADFTHTCFMVTPYEGYVEVAEALAELTPGDHAKKSALFNSGAEAVENAVKIARAHTKRQAVVVFDHGYHGRTNLTMALTSKNMPYKHGFGPFAPEVYRVPVAYGYRWPTGPENAGPEAAAQAIDQISKQVGAENVAAVIIEPVLGEGGFIEPAEGFLPAIRKFASDNGIVFVADEIQSGFCRTGQWFACEDEGIVPDLITTAKGIAGGLPLAAVTGRAEIMDAAHAGGLGGTYGGNPVACAGALGSIETMKELDLNTKAKHIEAVMKARLTAMAEKFDIVGDIRGRGAMIAIELVKDRATKEPNPEATAALAKACHAEGLLVLTCGTYGNVLRFLPPLVIGEDLLNEGLDIIEQAFARI from the coding sequence ATGACCTCACTTCCGCAGGAGCGCCGCGTCGTCACCGCCATCCCCGGACCGAAGTCGCAGGAGCTGCAGGCCCGCCGCACCGCCGCGGTCGCGCAGGGCGTGGGCTCCGTGCTGCCCGTGTTCACGGCGCGCGCGGGCGGCGGGATCATCGAGGACGTCGACGGCAACCGGCTCATCGACTTCGGCTCGGGCATCGCCGTGACGTCCGTCGGCGCCTCCGCCGAGGCCGTCGTGCGCCGGGCCTCCGCCCAGCTCGCCGACTTCACCCACACCTGTTTCATGGTCACGCCGTACGAGGGGTACGTCGAGGTCGCCGAGGCGCTCGCCGAGCTGACCCCCGGTGACCACGCCAAGAAGAGCGCCCTGTTCAACTCCGGCGCCGAGGCCGTCGAGAACGCCGTCAAGATCGCCCGCGCCCACACCAAGCGCCAGGCCGTCGTCGTCTTCGACCACGGCTACCACGGTCGTACCAACCTGACCATGGCGCTGACCTCGAAGAACATGCCGTACAAGCACGGCTTCGGGCCGTTCGCCCCCGAGGTCTACCGGGTACCGGTGGCGTACGGCTACCGCTGGCCGACCGGCCCGGAGAACGCGGGCCCCGAGGCCGCCGCGCAGGCCATCGACCAGATCAGCAAGCAGGTCGGCGCCGAGAACGTGGCCGCGGTCATCATCGAGCCGGTGCTCGGCGAGGGCGGCTTCATCGAGCCGGCCGAGGGCTTCCTGCCGGCGATCCGGAAGTTCGCCTCGGACAACGGCATCGTCTTCGTCGCCGACGAGATCCAGTCCGGCTTCTGCCGTACCGGGCAGTGGTTCGCGTGTGAGGACGAGGGCATCGTCCCGGACCTGATCACCACCGCCAAGGGCATCGCGGGCGGTCTCCCGCTGGCCGCCGTGACCGGTCGCGCCGAGATCATGGACGCCGCGCACGCGGGCGGCCTGGGCGGCACCTACGGCGGCAACCCGGTCGCGTGTGCCGGAGCGCTCGGCTCCATCGAGACGATGAAGGAGCTGGACCTCAACACCAAGGCGAAGCACATCGAGGCGGTCATGAAGGCCCGCCTCACCGCCATGGCGGAGAAGTTCGACATCGTCGGCGACATCCGTGGACGCGGCGCCATGATCGCCATCGAGCTGGTCAAGGACCGTGCCACGAAGGAGCCGAACCCGGAGGCGACCGCCGCGCTCGCCAAGGCCTGCCACGCGGAGGGCCTGCTGGTCCTGACCTGTGGCACCTACGGCAACGTGCTCCGCTTCCTGCCCCCGCTGGTGATCGGCGAGGACCTGCTCAACGAGGGCCTCGACATCATCGAGCAGGCGTTCGCCCGTATCTGA
- a CDS encoding DinB family protein, translating to MTPTSPKADLLRYLQDARDALLWKLEGLSEYDVRRPLTPTGTNLLGLVKHVAGVELGYFGDTFGRPYFVEEPPPSWWYTEDAEPNADMWAGAEESREEITGLYRAAWQHSDRTVEALALDATGRVPWWPEARREVTLHHILVRVIADTQRHAGHADIVRELIDGRVGLTKSSDTMPAGDQEWWEKHRRRLERVAREADGR from the coding sequence ATGACCCCGACCAGCCCGAAAGCCGACCTGCTCCGCTATCTCCAGGACGCCCGCGACGCCCTGCTCTGGAAGCTCGAAGGGCTCTCCGAGTACGACGTCCGCCGCCCGCTCACACCGACCGGGACCAACCTGCTGGGCCTGGTCAAGCATGTCGCCGGGGTGGAGCTGGGGTATTTCGGCGACACGTTCGGGCGGCCCTACTTCGTCGAGGAGCCGCCCCCGTCCTGGTGGTACACCGAGGACGCCGAGCCCAACGCGGACATGTGGGCCGGTGCGGAGGAGTCGCGCGAGGAGATCACCGGGCTCTATCGCGCGGCCTGGCAGCACTCGGACCGCACGGTCGAGGCGCTGGCCCTGGACGCGACCGGTCGGGTCCCGTGGTGGCCCGAGGCTCGCCGGGAGGTCACGCTGCACCACATCCTGGTCCGGGTGATCGCCGACACGCAGCGGCACGCGGGCCATGCCGACATCGTGCGGGAGCTCATCGACGGCAGGGTCGGGCTGACGAAGAGCAGCGACACCATGCCGGCAGGCGATCAGGAGTGGTGGGAGAAGCACCGGCGCCGGCTGGAACGCGTGGCGCGGGAGGCCGATGGCCGGTGA
- a CDS encoding phosphatase PAP2 family protein yields MPISGNQVRDERTTPYSPFLALLLSLPALLFVLITWQVVADGPLIRLDERASAELVHPDRYSELLADLGNVQVAVPVLAAALGFVALRTRRTRRWWLPVTAAALLMALVPALIIPLKDLTDRPGTPAVPPGTGYYPSGHTATAAIAYGCATLLLLPRLRTPLARGALVAGCAALVLGASYGLVRRGYHWPLDVAASWCLCAVLLSSLWLFLRRETAGQPR; encoded by the coding sequence ATGCCGATCTCCGGGAACCAGGTCCGCGACGAGCGCACCACGCCGTACTCGCCCTTCCTGGCCCTCCTGCTCAGCCTCCCGGCCCTGCTCTTCGTCCTGATCACCTGGCAGGTCGTCGCCGACGGCCCGCTCATCCGCCTCGACGAGCGTGCCAGTGCCGAGCTCGTCCACCCGGACCGCTACTCCGAGCTCCTCGCCGACCTCGGCAACGTCCAGGTCGCGGTCCCGGTCCTCGCCGCCGCCCTCGGATTCGTCGCGCTGCGGACCCGCCGTACGCGGCGCTGGTGGCTGCCGGTCACCGCGGCGGCCCTCCTCATGGCCCTGGTCCCGGCGCTGATCATCCCCCTCAAGGACCTCACGGACCGGCCCGGCACCCCGGCGGTCCCGCCGGGCACCGGCTACTACCCCTCCGGCCACACCGCCACGGCAGCCATCGCCTACGGCTGCGCCACCCTGCTCCTCCTCCCCCGGCTCCGCACCCCCCTCGCCCGCGGCGCCCTGGTCGCCGGCTGCGCCGCCCTCGTGCTCGGCGCGAGCTACGGCCTGGTCCGCCGCGGCTACCACTGGCCACTGGACGTCGCGGCCAGCTGGTGTCTGTGCGCGGTGCTGCTCTCCTCGCTGTGGCTGTTCCTCAGGCGGGAGACGGCCGGGCAGCCGCGGTGA
- a CDS encoding bifunctional DNA primase/polymerase, with protein sequence MTGAKTAVEWLASAAPDPEACRWEWERNPLGVALLPAGGAWDVLILPGDLGYATLDVLSRVLDRPGPVLVDFGDERIGFFVPPGTAARWLGTGIRTAGAGTWIVVPYPGRSSPGGVRWLIPPDGSGMLTDPTLLELAMHEAAARLAVDRGD encoded by the coding sequence ATGACCGGTGCGAAGACGGCGGTCGAGTGGCTCGCATCCGCCGCACCCGACCCCGAGGCCTGCCGCTGGGAGTGGGAGCGCAACCCGCTCGGGGTCGCGCTGCTGCCGGCCGGCGGCGCCTGGGACGTGCTCATCCTGCCCGGCGACCTCGGCTACGCCACGCTCGACGTGCTCAGCCGTGTGCTCGACCGGCCGGGGCCCGTGCTCGTCGACTTCGGCGACGAGCGCATCGGATTCTTCGTGCCGCCGGGCACCGCGGCCCGCTGGCTCGGCACGGGCATCAGGACGGCGGGCGCCGGCACCTGGATCGTCGTGCCGTACCCGGGCCGCTCCTCACCCGGCGGCGTCCGCTGGCTGATCCCGCCGGACGGCTCGGGCATGCTGACGGACCCGACCCTGCTGGAACTGGCGATGCACGAGGCGGCGGCGCGGCTGGCCGTGGATCGGGGCGACTAG
- a CDS encoding NAD(P)/FAD-dependent oxidoreductase → MAPSAMNQWTHSLSDVQPVPYWLDDPGRPRPEPALTTSETCDLLVVGGGYSGLWTALIAKERDPGRDVVLVEGREVGWAASGRNGGFCAASLTHGLPNGLARWPDEIHTLQELGTRNLDAIEEAVSRHSIDCDFERTGEIDVATEPYQAAELRDWHEETARRGLAEGVEFLDADALREQVDSPTFQAGLWDRRGVAMLHPAKLAWGLKRACVELGVRVYEHTPALTLKPYGPGMAVRTPYGRIRARQVALGTNIFPNLVRRVRSYTVPVYDYALMTEPLTAAQLASIGWKNRQGLGDSANQFHYFRLSADNRILWGGYDAIYPYGGRVRAEYDDRPETYAKLAGHFFTCFPQLEGVRFSHAWGGAIDTCSRFSAFFGTAHQKKVAYAAGYTGLGVGSTRFGAEVMLDLLSGERTERTELEMVRKKPLPFPPEPFAWTGIALTKWSLARADAQGGRRNLWLRTMDRLGLGFDS, encoded by the coding sequence ATGGCCCCGAGCGCCATGAATCAGTGGACTCATTCGCTTTCCGACGTCCAGCCGGTCCCGTACTGGCTCGACGACCCCGGCCGGCCCCGTCCGGAACCCGCCCTCACCACCTCCGAGACCTGCGATCTGCTGGTCGTCGGCGGCGGCTACAGCGGACTGTGGACGGCGCTGATCGCCAAGGAACGTGACCCGGGACGGGACGTGGTGCTGGTGGAGGGCCGCGAGGTGGGCTGGGCCGCCTCCGGCCGCAACGGCGGATTCTGCGCCGCCTCCCTCACCCACGGCCTGCCCAACGGCCTCGCCCGCTGGCCCGACGAGATCCACACGCTCCAGGAGCTCGGCACCCGCAACCTCGACGCCATCGAGGAGGCCGTCTCCCGGCACTCCATCGACTGCGACTTCGAGCGCACCGGCGAGATCGACGTCGCCACCGAGCCGTACCAGGCGGCGGAACTGCGCGACTGGCACGAGGAGACGGCCCGACGCGGGCTCGCCGAGGGCGTCGAGTTCCTGGACGCGGACGCCCTGCGGGAGCAGGTGGACTCACCCACCTTCCAGGCGGGCCTGTGGGACCGCAGGGGTGTGGCGATGCTGCACCCGGCGAAGCTCGCCTGGGGCCTGAAGCGGGCGTGCGTGGAGCTCGGCGTCCGGGTCTACGAGCACACCCCCGCCCTCACCCTGAAGCCGTACGGCCCCGGCATGGCCGTACGCACCCCCTACGGCCGGATCCGCGCCCGCCAGGTCGCCCTCGGCACCAACATCTTCCCGAACCTGGTCAGACGCGTCCGCTCGTACACCGTCCCGGTCTACGACTACGCCCTGATGACCGAGCCGCTCACCGCCGCCCAACTGGCGTCGATCGGCTGGAAGAACCGCCAGGGACTCGGCGACAGCGCCAACCAGTTCCACTACTTCCGCCTCTCCGCCGACAACCGGATCCTGTGGGGCGGCTACGACGCGATCTACCCCTACGGCGGCCGCGTCCGCGCCGAGTACGACGACCGCCCGGAGACCTACGCCAAGCTCGCCGGGCACTTCTTCACCTGCTTCCCGCAACTGGAGGGCGTCCGCTTCAGCCACGCCTGGGGCGGCGCGATCGACACCTGCTCCCGCTTCTCGGCGTTCTTCGGCACCGCCCACCAGAAGAAGGTCGCCTACGCGGCCGGCTACACGGGCCTGGGCGTCGGCTCCACCCGCTTCGGCGCCGAGGTGATGCTGGACCTGCTGTCCGGCGAGCGCACGGAACGCACCGAACTGGAAATGGTCCGCAAGAAGCCCCTGCCCTTCCCGCCGGAGCCCTTCGCCTGGACGGGCATCGCCCTCACCAAGTGGTCCCTGGCCCGCGCGGACGCCCAGGGCGGCCGCCGCAACCTGTGGCTGCGCACGATGGACCGGCTGGGGCTGGGCTTCGACAGCTGA
- a CDS encoding ABC transporter permease, whose product MPFVNWLKKNLVVIAGLLTLGYLLLPNVIVTVFSFNKPKGRFNYEWQQFSLDAWKDPCGVADLCGSLSLSLQIAVWATLGATLLGTLIAFALVRYRFRARGAVNSLIFLPMAMPEVVMAASLLTLFLNMGAQLGFWTILIAHIMFCLSFVVTAVKARVMSMDPKLEEAARDLYAGPVQTFVRVTLPIAAPGIAAGALLAFALSFDDFIITNFNAGSTVTFPMFVWGSAQRGTPVQINVIGTAMFIVAVLFVLASMVAGNRRNRQKA is encoded by the coding sequence ATGCCCTTCGTCAACTGGCTCAAGAAAAATCTCGTCGTCATCGCGGGACTGCTGACACTCGGCTATCTCCTGCTGCCGAACGTCATCGTGACGGTGTTCTCCTTCAACAAACCGAAGGGGCGCTTCAACTACGAATGGCAGCAGTTCTCGCTGGACGCCTGGAAAGACCCGTGCGGCGTCGCCGACCTCTGCGGCTCGCTGTCGCTCAGCCTCCAGATCGCCGTCTGGGCGACGCTCGGCGCCACCCTCCTCGGCACCCTGATCGCCTTCGCGCTGGTCCGCTACCGGTTCCGCGCCCGGGGCGCCGTGAACTCGCTGATCTTCCTGCCGATGGCGATGCCCGAGGTCGTCATGGCCGCCTCGCTGCTCACCCTCTTCCTCAACATGGGCGCCCAGCTCGGCTTCTGGACCATCCTCATCGCGCACATCATGTTCTGCCTGAGTTTCGTGGTCACGGCCGTGAAAGCACGGGTCATGTCGATGGATCCCAAACTGGAGGAGGCGGCGCGGGACCTGTACGCGGGCCCGGTCCAGACCTTCGTACGGGTCACCCTGCCGATCGCCGCCCCCGGAATCGCGGCGGGCGCCCTGCTCGCGTTCGCCCTCTCCTTCGACGACTTCATCATCACCAATTTCAACGCCGGCTCGACCGTCACCTTCCCCATGTTCGTCTGGGGCTCGGCGCAGCGCGGAACGCCCGTTCAGATCAATGTCATCGGCACGGCCATGTTCATCGTCGCCGTACTGTTCGTCCTGGCCTCCATGGTCGCAGGAAATCGCCGTAACAGGCAAAAGGCATAA
- a CDS encoding ABC transporter permease has product MSTLTEAPPPLAPEAPEPKPPKRRGRWTPYWLLLPGILWLVVFFALPMIYQASTSVQTGSLEEGYKVTWHFATYWDALSAYWPQFIRSVLYAGTATVLCLLLGYPLAYLIAFRAGRWRNLIMILVIAPFFTSFLIRTLAWKTILADGGPLVGALDTLHVLDVTNWLGWTAGDRVLATPLAVVCGLTYNFLPFMILPLYTSLERIDGRLHEAAGDLYAKPSTTFRKVTFPLSMPGVVSGTLLTFIPATGDYVNADLLGSTDTRMVGNVIQTQFLRVLDYPTAAALSFILMAAILLMVTLYIRRSGTEDLV; this is encoded by the coding sequence ATGTCCACACTCACCGAGGCGCCACCGCCCCTCGCACCGGAAGCTCCCGAGCCGAAGCCCCCGAAGCGCAGGGGCCGCTGGACGCCGTACTGGCTGCTGCTGCCCGGCATCCTCTGGCTGGTGGTCTTCTTCGCGCTGCCGATGATCTACCAGGCCTCCACGTCCGTACAGACGGGCTCCCTGGAGGAGGGCTACAAGGTCACCTGGCACTTCGCCACGTACTGGGACGCGCTGTCCGCGTACTGGCCGCAGTTCATCAGGTCGGTGCTCTACGCGGGCACGGCCACGGTCCTGTGCCTGCTGCTCGGCTATCCGCTCGCGTATCTGATCGCCTTCCGCGCGGGCCGCTGGCGAAACCTGATCATGATCCTGGTGATCGCGCCGTTCTTCACCAGCTTCCTGATCCGCACCCTCGCCTGGAAGACGATCCTCGCGGACGGCGGACCACTGGTCGGCGCGCTCGACACGCTGCACGTCCTGGACGTCACCAACTGGCTCGGCTGGACCGCCGGCGACCGCGTCCTGGCCACGCCGCTCGCGGTGGTCTGCGGTCTGACGTACAACTTCCTGCCGTTCATGATCCTGCCGCTCTACACCTCGCTCGAGCGGATCGACGGCCGGCTGCACGAGGCCGCGGGGGATCTGTACGCGAAGCCCTCGACGACCTTCCGCAAGGTCACCTTCCCGCTGTCGATGCCCGGTGTCGTCTCCGGCACGCTGCTCACCTTCATCCCGGCGACCGGCGACTATGTCAACGCCGATCTCCTCGGTTCCACGGACACCCGCATGGTCGGAAACGTCATCCAAACGCAGTTCCTGAGGGTGCTGGACTATCCGACGGCGGCCGCGCTCTCCTTCATTCTCATGGCGGCCATTCTGCTCATGGTCACCCTCTACATCCGCAGGTCGGGGACGGAGGATCTGGTTTAA